In the genome of Bosea sp. BIWAKO-01, the window TGGCCTCGGATGTCGCGGCAGGCCTTGTCGACGCAACCACCATTGATGAGAGCAGTATCTCTGCGCGGCTCGATACCGCAGACCTGCCCGACCCCGAGCTCGTCATTCGCACATCGGGCGAGACACGGATCTCGAATTTTCTGCTTTGGCAGGCCGCCTATGCGGAGTTCGTCTTCACCCCGGTACTCTGGCCGGATTTCGATCGCGCGGCATTGGAAGAAGCGCTGGCCGAGTATCGCCGCCGCGAACGCCGTTTCGGCGGCGTGTCGGAGCCATCCGGCCGCAATGTGGGCGTAGCGTGAGTGACCAACCTTCCGGCGGTCCGGCCGCCGGCCCGAGCGAACTGAAGCTGCGTATCGCATCCGCGCTGGTGCTGGCCGCGGGCATTGTGGCTGCGACATTTGTCGGGGGCTGGCCGTTCAGGCTCATCTGGGCGCTGGCTGCCGGATTGGTCGCCTATGAATGGCTCGCGATCGTGAGCCGCCGGAATGCGGTGCCGGCAGGCATCGGCGTTGCGATTGCCGGCCTGGCGCTTGGCTTCGCCCCGATCAGTCCAGTGGCGCTCGCCGGTGTTTCCGCCTTCGCTGCGTTCTTTGGGGCGCTCCTGACCCCGGTTCTCGAAAAGCGGAACTGGCTGGAGGCCTGCGGTGTTGCCTACGCGCTCGCCTTTGCCCTGATCACGCCAGCGCTGCGTGCGCTGCCGGACTTCGGGTTTGCTGTGATCATCTGGACCTTCGCGGTCTGTTGGCTGACCGATATTGCCGCCTATTTTACGGGGCGGGCTCTTGGTGGGCCGAAGCTGATGCCTGCGATCAGCCCGAAGAAGACCTGGTCCGGCGCCCTCGGCGGAACCGCTGCCGGCACGCTTGGTGGTTATGTCGTCTGGGTGTTGACCCCGGGGGCGGCCGCAGTCGTGGGTCCGGTCTTTGTGATCGCTGCCTCGCTTTCGGCCTCGATCGTGAGTCAGGCTGGCGATCTCTTTGAATCGGCCGTCAAGCGTCGCTTTGGCACCAAGGATTCAAGCAAGTTGATCCCCGGCCATGGTGGCTTTTTCGATCGGCTTGATGGCTACTGGGCCGTGCTGGTCCTTGCTGGTGCTGCACTTTTCCTGGCGCATCTGGAGTTCTGAAGACGTCATGCGCCGTCTCGTCACTCTTCTTGGAGCCACAGGCTCCATCGGCCGGTCGACGCGCGACGTCGTCTCGGAGAATCCTGATCGCCTGAAGATCGATGTCGTGGTCGGTGGGCGGGACGCTGCGAGCCTCGCCCGGGTGGCGGTCGAAACAGGTGCCCGCTTTGCCGCTTTGGCGGACGAGTCGGGAGGCGGAGCTCTGGCGCAGGCCCTGGCCGGTAGCGGTATCGACAGCGGGGCGGGGCGGCAGGCCGTTCTCGACGCGGTCGCGATGCCGAGCGACATTGTCGTCAGTGCCATAGCAGGGGCTGCCGGTCTGGAAGCGACCTTTGCCGCGCTGACGCCTGGCCGTGTGATTGCCCTCGCCAACAAAGAGAGCCTGGTTTGTGCTGGCGCTGCCGTGATGGCGCAGGCCAAGGCCGTGGGCGCGCGCATCCTGCCGCTGGATTCGGAGCATAATGCTCTCTTCCAGGCGCTTGGAGCTGAGCCGATCTCGGCGATCCGATCCATGACGCTGACGGCATCGGGGGGGCCCTTCCGCACCTGGTCGGCAGAACGAATTGCGGCGGCCAAGCCGGAGCAGGCTCTGGCCCACCCGAATTACGCAATGGGCGCCAAGATCACGATCGACTCCGCCAGCATGATGAACAAGGGTCTTGAGCTGATCGAGGCCTGTTTCCTGTTCGGGCTGAAGCACGATCAGCTTGATGTCCTGGTGCACCCTCAGCAGATCGTGCATGGTCTCGTTACCTTCCGCGATGGCTCGGTCACTGCAGGCATGGCAATTCCGGATATGCGGGTTGCGGCTGCGCATTGCCTTGGCGTCGACGGCCGGCTCGATGCGCCGGCCACGCGCTTCGTCGATCTCGTGACGACTGCGCCGCTGGCCTTCGAACGCCCTGATCTTGCCCGCTTTCCGGCGCTTGCTCTGGCGATGGCAGCGTTGGAGACCGGAGGCGCGGTGCCGGCGATCCTCAATGCCGCCAACGAAGTCGCGGTCGAGGCCTTTCTTGCCGGACGGATCGGCTTTTCCGGCATCCCGGCTCTCGTCGAGGCCGTCTGTAGCGGGCTCGGTGCTGACATCGCGGCACCGGTCGACATTGAAGCTGCCCTTGCCATTGACCATGAGGCGAGAAACCGCGCTCGCCTGCTCTTGTCGAAGGGCACCTTCACTGTCACGTAAGGGACAGGAATCGGGAGAATTTTATGGATATTGCAGCGACCGTCTGGAACTCGGGCAGCTTCCTGCTCAGTTACCTGGTGCCGTTCCTGTTTGTCCTGACCATCGTTGTATTCGTGCACGAGCTTGGGCACTTCCTCGTCGGTCGTTGGTGCGGCGTCGACGTGAAAGTGTTCTCGATCGGCTTCGGCCGCGAGATTTTCGGATTCGTTGACAAGCACGGCACGCGCTGGCGCTTCGCGCTGATCCCGCTAGGCGGCTATGTGAAGTTCTCGGGTGATGCGGATCCCTCGAGCTCCGCAGCCGACAGCGCTGAAGTCGAGCGCATGACGGCGGAACAGCGAGCACGTTCCTTCCCGGCTCAATCGATCGCTGAACGGGTGGCGATCGTCGCGGCCGGCCCGATTGCCAATTTCGTGCTGGCCATCCTCATCTTTGCCGGGACCGTCTACGCCTTCGGTCGCCCGGTCCTGACGCCCCGGGTTGAGCAGGTGATTGCCGGGAAGGCCGCTGAGCGCGCAGGTCTGCTCGCCGGGGACGTTGTCCTGACGATCGACGGCAAGCAGATCCGCAGCTTCAGCGACATGCAAAGAGTGGTCTCGACACACCCGAACGAGACCCTTTCGGTGACGGTCGATCGCGCGGGCACGATGGTGACCCTGCCTGTCACGCCTGATCTGAACGAGACATCGACGGCGCTCGGCAAACAGCGCATCGGCGTTATCGGGGTCCAGGCCTCCCGCCGGGCCGAGGACTGGACGACCCAGCATTACAGCCTCGGTGAAGCCGTGAAGGTTGGATTCTCCGAGACCTGGTTCGTGGTCGACCGGACCTATGACTATCTGTCCAAATTGATGAGCGGTCGTGAATCGACGGATCAACTTTCGGGGCCGATCCGCATCGCCCAGGTTTCAGGGATGGTTGCTTCCAATGGAGGTCTGCTCGCGCTGATCAATCTTGCGGCGATTCTCTCGGTCTCGATCGGCCTGATGAACCTTTTGCCGGTTCCGATGCTCGATGGCGGACATCTGATGTTCTATGCGATCGAGGCTCTCCGCGGCCGCCCCTTGAGCGAGCGCGCCCAGGAGATCGGCTTTCGGGTCGGTTTTGGGCTGGTCCTGATGCTGATGCTCTTCGTGACGTGGAATGACATCGTCCACGTCCACTCGCGACTGTAGACTCCGGCTGGCAAGCCCACGAATGATGTGACCGGCGGCAAGATTCATTGCCGATAGGCGCAAAAGCTTCGTCGAATCGGGCGCTTTGCGGGGGGGCGCGTGGCCTCCTGGCAACGACGAGGTTAAAAATAATTTGTTAACGACAATGTTCGTTTGCACCTCGTCGGAAACTTTGTAGAAGCGATTGGTCTGCAATGTCGCCATGCACCTGCCCAAAGGCAGGTGTCCCCGGTTGGGGTGGTGACCTACTAAATGGAATAGGCGACCCGATGACGTCGACCCCAAAGAGCCGGTCTTTCAAAATGCGGCTCTCTCGATCAGTCGGACTTTCGGCCTTTATGTTGGCCGTTAGCGGTGGCGTTGTTTTTGCGCAGGCCGTGATTGTCCAAGGCAACCGCCGCGTCGATGCGGAGACCATTCGGTCCTATGCAGGGCAGGGTGGTCCGCAGGAGGTTCGGCAGAGCCTGATGGCGACCGGGCTGTTCTCGAACGTCCAGGTTAGCCGCCGCGGCAACCAGACCGTGATCTCGGTTCACGAGAACGACACGATCAATCGCGTCGCCTTCGAAGGCAACAAGCGCCTCAAGAGCGAGGTTTTGCTGCAGCAGGTCGAATCGAAGGCGCGTGGCCCGCTGAGCCAAGCGTTGATCGACTCCGACGTGCAGCGCCTGAAGGAGGTCTATCGTCGGGCTGGCTACGGCACCGCAACGATCTCTGGGCGCATCGCGCCCCTGCCCAATGGCCGTTCGGATGTGGTGTTTACGATTGCCGAGAGCGGCAAGACCGGCATCAAGGAAATCAATTTCGCGGGTAACGGCGCCTATTCGGCATCGCGCCTGCGTGGGTTGATGAGCTCGACGGAATCGAACTTCCTCAGCTTCATCAAGACCTCCGACGTTTATGATCCCGATCGTATCGCGTCCGATCTCGATCTGGTTCGCCGCTTCTACCTGAAGAACGGCTATGCCGACTTCCGGGTCGTCGCGAGTGACGCTCGCTTCGACGATGCCAAGGGTGGCTGGGTCATCGACGTCACGATCGATGAGGGGCCGCAGTACAAGGTTGGTAACGTCGCGGTCGATTCTCAGCTCAGCGATATCGACTCCGCGACGATGCAGAGGCTCCTCGCAACCTCGGCTGGCGATACCTACAATGCCGAGGCGGTCGAGAAGTCCCTCGTCAGCCTTACGACAGAAGTGTCGCGCCGCGGTCATCCCTTTGCGCAGGTTCGCCCGCGCGGTGACCGTGACGCCGCTGGCCGTCTGATCGGCATCACCTATGTTGTCGAAGAGGGCCCGCGGGTCTATGTCGAGCGCATCAATGTGCGCGGCAACACGCGTACCCGCGACTATGTGGTCCGTCGCGAGCTCGATCTGGGCGAAGGCGATGCCTACAACAAGGTGATGGTTGATCGCGCCGAGCGGCGCCTGAACAACCTCGGTTTCTTCAACAAGGTTCGCATCACGAACGAGCCGGGCAGCGCGCCTGACCGGGTCATCATGAACATCGATGTCGAGGACAAGGCCACCGGCTCCTTCTCGATCGCGGGCGGTTACTCGACGTCTGACGGTGTCATCGGCGAAGTCTCGCTGTCGGAAGCCAATTTCCTTGGCCGCGGTCAGTTCGTGAAGATTGCCGGTACGCTTGGACAGCGGACCCAGGGCATCGATTTCTCGTTCACAGAGCCCTATTTCCTTGGTCGCCGTATTGCGGCCGGTTTCGATCTGTTCTCGAAGTACAACGACAATTACAATATCGGCCGCTACGAAAGCCGCGTGACGGGCGGTCAGGTTCGCTTCACCTTCCCGATCACGGAAGAGTTCTCGATCACGCCGCGCTACTCGCTCTATACGACCGAGATCAAGATCCCGAACACGACCAGCCGGCCGTATAACGACTGCTCGTTCCCAATCGACGGGATCACGCCCGGAACGCCGAATTCTAGCTTTGCCGCAACGCAGTCCTTCAACTGCTTGACGAATGGCGAAGCGACGCTCGCGGTCAAGGAGGCTCGCGGCTCGACGCTGACCTCCCTTGTGGGCCTGACGCTCAATTATAATTCGCTCGATAATTACCAGACCCCGCGCAACGGCTTCATTGCCGAACTGAAGCCGGAATTCGCTGGTCTCGGCGGCGACTCGAAGTTCCTTCGCGTCGCGGCGGATGCTCGCTACTACCGCGAGATCTTTGACGATGTCGTCGGCTTCCTTCGCGTCCAGGGCGGTCACGTCCAGGCGACGGAGGGTAACCTGCGCATGATCGATCACTACTTCCTCGGCCCGAGCCTGGTGCGTGGTTTCGCCCCGTCCGGTATCGGCCCGCGCGACGTGCTGAACGACCCGACGGCGAACGCTCTCGGCGGCCAGACCTACTTCGGCGGCTCGGTCGAAGTGCAGTTCCCGATCTGGGGCTTGCCGCGTGACCTTGGCCTGCGTGGCGCGATCTTTGCCGATGCGGGCACGCTGTTCGATTATGATGGCGGCTCGAAGGTGATCACCAGTGCGATCCCGACGACGAACGGGCTTTGCCCGGGCGGCTCCGAGCCCCGGCAGTTCAACGTCCCGAGCACGTCCCAGTTCCAGAGCAACGTGGCCTGCGTCCGCGACAAGAACGTCATCCGGTCTTCGATCGGCGCGAGCTTGCTCTGGCAGTCGCCGCTCGGGCCGATCCGGTTCGACTATGCCTATGCCCTTAGCAAGGATGAGGGTACGCGCGATCCGATCACCGGCGTCCGTTACGGCGGCGACCGTCTGCAGGCCTTCCGCTTCTCCGGCGGCACCCGCTTCTGACGCGGCGGGGCGGCAACGCCCCGCACGGACCCATTGCATGTCAGAACCTCAATTCTTCCCGATCGCGACCTCGCTGAGCTACGGCGAGGTCGCTGCCATTTCAGGGGCCGCTCTGCCTGAGGGCGTGGAGCCCACGCGGCTCGTTACCGGCGCGGCTGCACTCGAGGCCGCCGGGCCCGATGACATCGCCTATATGGACAACCCCAAATATACGGATGCGCTGGCGGGGACTTCGGCCGGGCTGTGCCTGGTTTCGTCCCGGTTCGCTGCCCGTGTTCCCGCGGGCACTGTCGCGCTCGTATCCCCCGCGCCCTATCATGCCTTTGCCAGGATCATGGCGCGCTTCTATCCCGATGCGCTCAAGCCACGGTCGGTCTTTGGCTCGCAAGGGGTCGCGCCGGGCGCCTTCGTCCACGCCACCGCAAGGATCGAGGATAACGTCACGATCGATCCGGGTGCCGTGGTTGGCCCCGGTGCCGAGATCGGCGCCGGTTCCGTGATCGCCTCGCATGCCGTGATCGGCCCCCAGGTCCGCGTCGGGCGTGATTGTGCGATCGGCGCCGGCAGCACCTTGCAATCGGCCCTGGTCGGAAACCGGGTCATCATTCACCCGGGTGTCCGGATCGGCCAGGACGGCTTTGGTTTCGCGATGAGCCCGAAGGGCCATATGAAGGTGCCGCAGATCGGCCGGGTCATCATCCAGGATGACGTCGAGATCGGTGCCAATAGCTGCATTGACCGGGGCGCCAGCCGCGATACGGTCATCGGTGAAGGTACCAAGATCGATAACCTCGTTCAGATCGGCCATAACTGCGTCATCGGCCGCCATTGCGTGATCGTTTCGCAGGTGGGCATCGCTGGCTCTACGACATTGGAAGATTTCGTCGTGCTGGGTGGCCAGGTTGGCCTCGCGGGCCATCTGACGGTCGGGATGGGCGCGCAGGTTGCCGCCCAGAGCGGCGTCGCCGGCGACATCCCTCGAGGTGCGCGCTATGGCGGCTATCCCGCGCAGCCGGCTCTCAGCTGGGCGCGCGAGACAGCGCTTCTCAAATCTCTTGTCGCAAAGCGCGGCAAGTCCTCGGGCGGTTCGGAGAGCTGACGTTAGGCGAGAGAGCGAGACAGCCTTCGCAAGGCATGCGAAGAGCGGGTCTAATGTCGAATTCGCTTGATCGTCCGGTACCATTTCCGGCAAACGGGCATAGAAGCTGACAGGAACCCGGCGCCAGCCGCAACCTCCTGTTCCGGCATCGATTTAACGATACAACTTTGCGGGCGAAGCCGGCAGGCCTGCGCGGGAGACGGGAGAGCATGACCGACGCGACGACATCGCTGGGTGTGGCCGATATTCAGAAGATCATGGCCTGCATTCCCCATCGCTATCCGTTCCTTCTCGTCGACCGTGTCATCGAGATGAACGGCGACGAGTCTGGCATTGGTATCAAGAACGTCACCGCCAACGAGCCCCAGTTCACCGGGCATTTTCCAGGCCGCCCGGTCTTCCCGGGGGTGTTGATGATCGAGGCTATGGCGCAAACCGCCGGCGTGCTCGTCGTGAGCGCTCGCGGAATTGATGAGGAGGCGGTACAGTCCGTGCTCTTCACCACGATCGACAAGGCCAAGTTCCGCAAGCCGGTCGTACCGGGCGATACCTTGCGTTTCCACCTCACCAAGGTCGCCCGCAAGCGCAATATCTGGTTCTACCGCGGCGAGGCGAAAGTTGACGGCGTGCTTGTCGCGGAGGCCGAGATCTCCGCGATGGTGGCTTAAGGCCAGCCGCTTTCCGTCGAAATCAGGACAGATCTTTCATGAGCGCGACTATCCATCCGATGTCGGTCGTCGATCCGGCTGCGCAGCTGGGCGAGGGGGTCGTTATCGGTCCGTTCTGCACGGTCGGCCCCAATGTCGTTCTTGGGGACGGCGCGGAGCTCGTCAGTCACGTTGCGATCGCCGGCCGAACCACGATCGGGGCCCGGACCAGGATCTACCCCTTCGCCTCCATCGGCCACCCGCCGCAGGATCTCAAATATCACGGTGAGCCGTCGACGCTGACGATCGGCGCGGATTGCATGATCCGCGAAGGCGTGACCATGAATCCGGGCACCGAAGGCGGCGGCATGAAAACCGTCGTGGGTGACCGCTGCCTGTTCCTTGCCAATTCGCATGTCGGGCACGACAACGAAATCGGCAACAACGTCATCTTCTCGAACAACGTGATGAGTGCCGGCCACGTCAAGGTTGGCGACTACGTCATCGTCAGTGGTGGGACGGGACTCCACCAGTTCGTTCGCATTGGTGAGCATGCTTTCATCGGCGGCGGCGCCGGTGTGATGAACGATGTCATTCCCTTCGGCATGGTGCGGGATAATCCTGCGCATCTGGCCGGGCTCAATCTGGTCGGGCTGAAGCGGCGTGGTTTCTCGCGGGAGCAGATTCATGAGCTGCGTCGCGCCTATCGTTTGCTCTTCGCCGACGAAGGCACCTTGGCCGAGCGCGTCGAAGACGTGGCGACGGAATTTGCCTCGCACCCGCTGATGCTCGAGATCCTCGATTTCATCCGCTCGGGCAGCGACCGCGCCATCTGCATTCCGCGCGACGTCAACGCGCCCGACCGGTGAGCACGGGCAGCGACGCAGCGACCGGCGCCTTTCCTCTCGCCATCATCGCCGGAGGCGGGGAATACCCGCCGCATCTGGCCCGGCTGGCGGCAGCGCGGGGGCATCAGCTTTATATCGCGGCGATCGACGGCGCAGCCAACCCGAGCGATTTCGATCCTGAATCCTCGCGTGTCTATCGCCTGGGGCAACTCGGGCGATTGCTCGACGAGCTCAAGCGGCGCGGGATCGTCGACATCGTCATGATCGGCGCGTTGCCGCGGCCGAGCTTTGGCTCGCTGATGCCCGAGCCCTCGACGCTGAAATACCTGCCCCACTTCGCTCGCGCCTTTCGCGGCGGGGATGATCATTTGCTCAAGGGTGTGGTCCAGTTCTTCGAGGGACGGGGTTTTCGTGTTCATGGTCCAGCCGAGATCGCTCCGGGCTTGACCGCGCCGCTCGGTCCATTGGGGCGCCGCAGCGTCTCGGCCGTGGCGCGCGACGGCATCGAACATGGCTTCTCGTTGCTGGCGGCTTTGTCGCCCTTCGATGTCGGTCAGGCCGCAATCGTTGCCGATCATCGTGTCGTGGCAATTGAGGCTGCCGAGGGTACCGACGCCATGATCAGGCGCGTCGCCGAGCTGGTGGGCGCAGGGCGTCTCAAGATCGACAAGGGCGACGGCGTTCTGGTCAAGGCCCCCAAGGAAGGCCAGGACCTGCGCGTCGACATGCCGGCGATCGGGCCTGAAACCCTGCGGAACGCGGCTAAGGCTGGCCTCTCCGGCATCGCGCTACGCGCCGGCAATGTGCTTGTCGGAGACAGCGTTCGACTGGGCGCACTGGCTGACGAGCTTGGTCTGTTCGTCGAGGGCGTCGCGTGAACCGGCCCTTCCGGCTCGCCATCATTGCGGGCGAAGCGTCTGGCGATGCTCTGGCGTTGCGCTTTCTCGCCGTCCTGCGGCGGCGGTTGGGTGATCGTCCGCTCGAGATCGTGGGCGTCGGCGGCGAGAGCCTGATCGCACAGGGACTGCGGCCACTCTTTCCCCAATCCGATATCGCCGTGATGGGGTTCGGCCCCGTCTTGGCTAGGCTGCCGCTGCTGCTCCGACGCATGTCCGATGCCGCCAAGGGCGTCGTTGCCTTCGCGCCCGATCTGCTGCTCACCATCGACAGCCCGGATTTCTCATTGCGCGTCGCTCGGAAGGTTCGACGGACGTCTCCCGGGATCCCGATTGCACACTGGGTCTGCCCCAGTGTCTGGGCGTGGCGTTCAGGGCGCGCCCGCAAGATGGCGCCACATGTCGATCGCATCCTGGCGCTGCTGCCCTTCGAGCCCGCTGCGTTGGAAAGGCTGGGAGGCCCGAAGACGATCTATGTCGGCCACCCCCTGATCGAGCGGCTCGCCGAGCTGCGGCCAAGTGACGGGGATCAGGCGCGGCGCAACGCCTCTTCGACGCCAGACATCCTGATCCTTCCCGGCAGCCGTCGTTCGGAGATCAGCCACCTCATGCCGGCCTTCGGCGAGACGGTCTCGCTCATCGCGAACGAGGTGCCCGGCGCGCGCTTCGTGCTGCCGGCGGTTCCGCATCTGCGCGGCATGATCGAGGAGGCTGTCTCGACCTGGTCTGTGAAGCCCCGTCTCGTCGATGGCGAAGACGCCAAGCTTGCCGCTTTTCGCACGGCGCGCGCTGCGCTCGCGGCCTCCGGGACTGTGACGCTCGAGCTCGCTCTGGCACAGGTGCCGCTGGTCGCAGCTTATCGTGGCGCGGCCTGGGAGGCGATGCTGGCGCGCAGGCTGATCAAGCTGCCGACGGTGATCCTGCCCAATCTCGTTGCCGGCACGCGCATCGTTCCCGAGTTCATCCAGGACGAAGCCTCGCCCGAAGCGCTCAGCGCAGCTGTGCTGGCGGTCCTCAGCGAAGGTCCTGTGCGCGAGGCCCAGCTTGCGGGCTTCGCAGATGTCGAGCGCATCATGAAATCGGCCGGGGCGAGCCCGGCCGAGAACGCGGTCGATGCCGCCTTGGGACTGCTGGCAGCCTGATCAGCGCGGTGCAGCGCTCATTCAAGCGCCGCACCGGATGCCTTGGCGATGGGCCCCCATTTCGCGAATTCGACCTTGACGTGTTCACCCAGCGCCTCGGGGGTCGAGCCAACGATGACAGCACTGACATCGTTCAGGCGCTGCTTCACATTGGGGTCCGTCAGGGCCTTGTTGGCTTCGGCGTTCAGGCGCTCAACGACTGCCCTTGGCATATTCGCCGGGCCAAACAGCGCGTTCCACGTATAGGTTTCATAGCCGGCAAGACCGCCTTCGGCGATGGTCGGTATCTCGGGGAAAGATGGCACGCGCTCCTTCGTGGTAACGCCGATCGCGCGGAGCTGGCCGCTGCGAATGAACTGCGCGGAGGAGGGCAGGTTGTCGAACATGATCGGCACGGCGCCAGCGACGACATCGTTGAGAGCCGGGCCGGCGCCGCGATAGGGCACATGGTTCATGCTCACGCCGCCGAGCGACTTGAACAGCTCACCCGAAAGATGCAGCGGCGTACCCACGCCCGATGAGGCGTAGGAGTATTTGCCGGGATTGTCCTTCAGGACCTTGATGACCTCCTGGACCGTCTTGGCCGGAAAGCTCGGGTGCACGACCATGACGTTGGGCACCACGGCCAGCAGGGAGATCGGCGTGAAATCCTTGATCGGATCGAACGTCACCACCTTGAGGATCGCGGGATTGAGGGCATGGGTCGAGATCGTGCCCATCAGGATCGTGTAACCGTCGGGTGCGGCGCGAGCGACCGCGGTCGAGCCGACATTGCCGCCTGCGCCGGCGCGGTTCTCGATCACCACTTGCTGGCCAAGCGACTCGGCCATTTTCGCACCGACGAGTCGGGCGACGATATCGGTCGATCCGCCAGCGGCGAAGGGCACGACCAGCATGATCGGCCGTGTCGGGAAGTTCTGGGCCCGCGCGGGCAGGCTGCTGGCCACGAGGGCGGATGCCCCGGCCCCAGCCATGAAAGCGCGGCGGTTCGGTGTTGTGAAGCGGTCCATCAGGCGTTTCCCGTCATTGCTCTGCGGAGCGCAGGTTATGGCGGCGCACCATATGATAAACCCCACCGGATTGTTAAATCCGATGGGGTTCGACCTTCGTCATAAAGATCGTGTCAAATTGTTCTCAGCGACGGCCGATCGGTGTGTAATCGCGCTTCGGCGAGCCGGTATAGAGCTGGCGCGGGCGGCCGATCCGCTGGGACGGATCCTCGATCATTTCCTTCCACTGCGCGATCCAGCCGACGGTGCGGGCGAGTGCGAAGAGCGCGGTGAACATCGATGTCGGGAATCCCATCGCCTTCAAGGTGATGCCCGAATAGAAATCGATATTCGGATAGAGCTTCTTCTCGATGAAGTAGCTGTCGCTGAGCGCGATGCGCTCGAGCTCCATCGCGACATCGAGCAGCGGATCATCCTTGAAGCCGAGTTCGTTCAGTACCTCATGCGTCGTCTTCTGCATGATCTTGGCGCGCGGATCGTAGTTCTTGTAGACGCGGTGCCCGAAGCCCATCAGGCGGAACGGATCGTTCTTGTCCTTCGCCTTGGCGATGTATTTCGGGATGTTGTCGACCGAGCCGATCTCCTCGAGCATCTTGAGGGCCGCCTCGTTGGCGCCGCCATGCGCAGGGCCCCAGAGGCAGGCGATGCCGGCTGCGATGCAGGCGAAGGGATTGGCGCCCGAGGAACCGGCGAGACGCACGGTCGAGGTCGAGGCGTTCTGCTCGTGGTCGGCATGCAGGATGAAGATGCGGTCAAGCGCGCGCGACAGCACCGGATTGACCTTGTACTCCTCCGCCGGCACCGCGAAGCACATGCGCAGGAAATTCGAGGTGTAGTCGAGCGAGTTCAACGGGTACACGAAGGGTTGGCCAATCGTGTACTTGAAGGCCATCGCGGCCAGCGTCGGCAGCTTGGCGATCATCCGCATCGACGCGATCATGCGCTGCTGCGGGTCCGAGATGTCGGTCGAGTCGTGATAGAAGGCCGACATGGCGCCGACCGATGCGACCAGCACCGCCATCGGATGCGCGTCGCGGCGGAAGCCCTGGAAGAAGCGGGCCATCTGCTCGTGCACCATGGTGTGGCGCGTCACGCGATAGTCGAAATCCGCCTTCTGCGCCGCGGTGGGCAGGTCGCCGTAAAGCAGGAGATAACAGGTCTCGAGAAAGTCGCCATGCTCGGCAAGCTGCTCGATCGGATAGCCACGGTGGAGCAGAACGCCCTCGTCGCCATCGATATAGGTGATCTCCGACTCGCAGCTCGCGGTCGAGGTGAAGCCGGGGTCATAGGTGAACATCCCGGTTTGCGCGTAGAGCTTGCTGATGTCGATGACGGATGGGCCGATCGATCCGGTCTTGACCGTCAGGTCGACGGTCTTGCCGTCCACACTCAGCTGGCTGTTGGTTCCGCTCATCGATACCGATCCTTTCAGGCTCGCTGCTGATCAATCTTCGTTCCATCCGAGCCGGCACGAATGGGTGCCGGAACGGCAATCATCATCCGAGTGGCTCTGCGTAACGGCCATGTGACGGGATTGCAGGCAAAGGAAGGTACATCCGACTGATATTAAAGCAATATTCATACCGGGGCGCCGCTTCGGACACCCCCGGTATATGCGGCGTCACTAGCCCATTTGCCCCTGGGGTTCAACCAATCACAAAGGCGGGGCTGCCCCGCCTTTGATCACGTTTGATCGCTGAGGCGAGCCAGCGTTTCCTCACGGCCGAGCACCGCCATCACATCGAACAGGCCGGGCGACTGGCTCCGTCCGGTGAGTGCGGCCCGCAGCGGCTGCGCTACCTGTCCGAGCTTGAGGGCCTGCTCTTCGGCGAAGGC includes:
- a CDS encoding phosphatidate cytidylyltransferase; protein product: MSDQPSGGPAAGPSELKLRIASALVLAAGIVAATFVGGWPFRLIWALAAGLVAYEWLAIVSRRNAVPAGIGVAIAGLALGFAPISPVALAGVSAFAAFFGALLTPVLEKRNWLEACGVAYALAFALITPALRALPDFGFAVIIWTFAVCWLTDIAAYFTGRALGGPKLMPAISPKKTWSGALGGTAAGTLGGYVVWVLTPGAAAVVGPVFVIAASLSASIVSQAGDLFESAVKRRFGTKDSSKLIPGHGGFFDRLDGYWAVLVLAGAALFLAHLEF
- the dxr gene encoding 1-deoxy-D-xylulose-5-phosphate reductoisomerase gives rise to the protein MRRLVTLLGATGSIGRSTRDVVSENPDRLKIDVVVGGRDAASLARVAVETGARFAALADESGGGALAQALAGSGIDSGAGRQAVLDAVAMPSDIVVSAIAGAAGLEATFAALTPGRVIALANKESLVCAGAAVMAQAKAVGARILPLDSEHNALFQALGAEPISAIRSMTLTASGGPFRTWSAERIAAAKPEQALAHPNYAMGAKITIDSASMMNKGLELIEACFLFGLKHDQLDVLVHPQQIVHGLVTFRDGSVTAGMAIPDMRVAAAHCLGVDGRLDAPATRFVDLVTTAPLAFERPDLARFPALALAMAALETGGAVPAILNAANEVAVEAFLAGRIGFSGIPALVEAVCSGLGADIAAPVDIEAALAIDHEARNRARLLLSKGTFTVT
- the rseP gene encoding RIP metalloprotease RseP; the protein is MDIAATVWNSGSFLLSYLVPFLFVLTIVVFVHELGHFLVGRWCGVDVKVFSIGFGREIFGFVDKHGTRWRFALIPLGGYVKFSGDADPSSSAADSAEVERMTAEQRARSFPAQSIAERVAIVAAGPIANFVLAILIFAGTVYAFGRPVLTPRVEQVIAGKAAERAGLLAGDVVLTIDGKQIRSFSDMQRVVSTHPNETLSVTVDRAGTMVTLPVTPDLNETSTALGKQRIGVIGVQASRRAEDWTTQHYSLGEAVKVGFSETWFVVDRTYDYLSKLMSGRESTDQLSGPIRIAQVSGMVASNGGLLALINLAAILSVSIGLMNLLPVPMLDGGHLMFYAIEALRGRPLSERAQEIGFRVGFGLVLMLMLFVTWNDIVHVHSRL
- the bamA gene encoding outer membrane protein assembly factor BamA, whose amino-acid sequence is MTSTPKSRSFKMRLSRSVGLSAFMLAVSGGVVFAQAVIVQGNRRVDAETIRSYAGQGGPQEVRQSLMATGLFSNVQVSRRGNQTVISVHENDTINRVAFEGNKRLKSEVLLQQVESKARGPLSQALIDSDVQRLKEVYRRAGYGTATISGRIAPLPNGRSDVVFTIAESGKTGIKEINFAGNGAYSASRLRGLMSSTESNFLSFIKTSDVYDPDRIASDLDLVRRFYLKNGYADFRVVASDARFDDAKGGWVIDVTIDEGPQYKVGNVAVDSQLSDIDSATMQRLLATSAGDTYNAEAVEKSLVSLTTEVSRRGHPFAQVRPRGDRDAAGRLIGITYVVEEGPRVYVERINVRGNTRTRDYVVRRELDLGEGDAYNKVMVDRAERRLNNLGFFNKVRITNEPGSAPDRVIMNIDVEDKATGSFSIAGGYSTSDGVIGEVSLSEANFLGRGQFVKIAGTLGQRTQGIDFSFTEPYFLGRRIAAGFDLFSKYNDNYNIGRYESRVTGGQVRFTFPITEEFSITPRYSLYTTEIKIPNTTSRPYNDCSFPIDGITPGTPNSSFAATQSFNCLTNGEATLAVKEARGSTLTSLVGLTLNYNSLDNYQTPRNGFIAELKPEFAGLGGDSKFLRVAADARYYREIFDDVVGFLRVQGGHVQATEGNLRMIDHYFLGPSLVRGFAPSGIGPRDVLNDPTANALGGQTYFGGSVEVQFPIWGLPRDLGLRGAIFADAGTLFDYDGGSKVITSAIPTTNGLCPGGSEPRQFNVPSTSQFQSNVACVRDKNVIRSSIGASLLWQSPLGPIRFDYAYALSKDEGTRDPITGVRYGGDRLQAFRFSGGTRF